One Thiocapsa sp. genomic window, TCTTCGAGCGCGATCAGGACCTCGCCCTCTCGGACCATGTCGCCCTCGAAGACCTCCAGCAGGGTGATCCGGCCTTCCTCCTGGCTGAAGAGACGCACTTGGCGGCGATGACGCAGCGAGCCCGGACGCTCGTGGCTGCCGGTCGTTGCGGCACGCTCCACGACGACAGTGGCGACCAGGTGATCGAGTGCGCCGCGCTCGCGGCTCGTGCTCGATGGCGGGTCGCCCCCGGGGGAGCAGGCGATCAGGGTCGCGGCCAGGATTGCGGCCGCCGTAACGGCGAGCAGGGGCGGCATCCGCGGCCCCGCTCGGCGGGGGCGGACGGGCTCGGCTGTGCCGGGCGCGCCGAGGGCGCCGCGCGGCTTGGGTACGGCATCGTCGGTCATCACGGACCGGTCAGATCCTTGATGGCCACCGTCGGCGAGGTCTCGGGCTCTTGCGAGTAGTCGTAGTGTTTGATCTTACGGCGGATGTTGCGTTGGATGATGACCCCCAGGACGTGCCAGTCCAGGCCGTCGAGATCGATGTCGGGATAGATGCGGTTGACGGCGACGAGCCGCTCGGTGCCGTTGTCCTCGCGGACATACTTGCGAAACCAGCGCACGCCCTCGACCTCGGCGAACACGAAGCTGTTGTTTTTGCGATTGTCCGTCGGCTCGACGATCACCACACAGCGGTCCGGAAACTCGGGCTCCATCTGGTCGCCGAGCACCTGCAAGGCGTAGGGCTCGTGCATGCTGCACCCCGTGCTGTCCATCGTGGGATCTGCCATGATGCGTCCTCATCTGTAGGGGTTTGGTCGGGCGGCTCGGCGCGGCGAGCGGCCTCGCGCGTAAGACCGGCCACCCAAAACATCAGTCGCTCGTGACATCCGCTCCGCGGTGTCACGCATGCCCCGTGGCGCTCTGCGCCACGGGGCACGATGGCCGGAGTTACGAGCAAGGCCCGGTGAGCCGACCGGATAACGACCGGGCGATACCTTTAAAATTATAGCGTTTTAAAAACTTAAACCGCGCCAGCTCCAACAAGCGTCGAGTCTGCCGGGGCCGAGTCCATCCAAAAACATCACATACCGCGCCGGGCGCGGTTTAAAAGGCTTGCATGAACCGAACCGCCGCCACCGAGCGCATCCACTCCGACCGTCGAGATTGGCACAATCTGCGCGGAATGCTGCCCTATCTGTGGGAGTTCCGCGGGCGCGCCATGTTGGCGCTGGTCTGTCTGATCGCGGCCAAGGTGGCCAATGTCGGCGTCCCCTTGGTGCTGCGCGACATCGTCGATGCCTTCGAGGCCACGCCGCATCAGGTGCTGGTGTTGCCGATCTCGCTCCTGGTCGTCTACGGGGCGCTCAAGCTCAGCTCCTCGCTCTTCAACGAGCTGCGCGACGTGGTCTTCGCCCGGGTGCGCTATCGCGCCATGCGACGCCTCTCCACCAAGGTGCTCGATCACCTGCACCGGCTCTCGCTGCGCTATCACCTGGGGCGTCAGAGCGGGGCCATCAGCCGCGATCTCGAGCGCGGCACCCGATCGGTCTCCACCATTTTGAACTATGTCGCCTTCAGCGTCCTGCCTGTGCTGGTGGAGTTCACGCTGGTGGCGGTGATTCTCTTCAAGCAGTACAGCCCGGCCTTCGCCTTGGTCGTCTTCGGGACCGTCGCGGTCTACTTCACCTTCACCTTCGCCATTACCGAATGGCGCATGGACTACCGGCATCGGATGAACCGCCTGGACTCGGAGGCCAATAATCAGGCCTTCGACAGCCTCATCAACTACGAGACGGTCAAATATTTCGGCAACGAGCGCATGGAGCTCGACCGCTACGACGGCACCCTCGCGGAGTGGGAGGAGATGGCGGTCAAGAGTCAAACCTCCATGTCGCTGCTGAATTTCGGGCAGGGCGCGATCATCGCGATCGGCGTCACCCTGATCATGGCCTTCGCGGCCAACGGCGTCGTCGAGGGCGAGATGAGTGTCGGCGACCTGGTCCTGGTCAACGCGCTCATGCTCCAGTTGTTCATCCCGCTGGGTTTCCTCGGGATCGTCTATCGGCAGATCAAGTATGCGCTCGCGGACATGGATCTGGTCTTCAAGCTGCTCGAGCGTCGCCCCGAGATCCAGGACGCCCCGGACACCAAGGCGTTGCGCCTGCGCGACGGCGACATTCGCTTCGAGCACGTCGGCTTTCATTACCAGCATGAGCGGGCGATCCTGCAGGACGTCGATTTTCGGATTGCGCCCGGCCAGACCCTCGCCGTCGTCGGTCACAGCGGCGCCGGCAAGTCCACCCTGGCACGTCTGTTGTTTCGCTTCTACGACGTGACGGCAGGGCGGATCCTGATCGACGGGCAGGATCTGCGCGAGGTCACCCAGGAGAGCCTGCGCGCGGCCATCGGCATCGTTCCCCAGGACACCGTCTTGTTCAACGACACCATCTACTACAACCTGGCCTACGGACGGCCCGAGGCGACCCGCGCCGAGGTCGAGCGCTGCGCCGAGATGGCCCACATCCGAACCTTTATCGAGAGTCTGCCCGACGCTTGGGAGACCATGGTCGGGGAGCGCGGCCTGAAACTCTCGGGCGGGGAGAAGCAGCGTGTGGCGATCGCGCGGGCGATCTTGAAGCAACCGCGGATCCTGGTCTTCGACGAGGCGACCTCCTCGCTCGACAGCCATACCGAGCAGGCGATTCAGCAAACGCTCGCGGAGGTCGCGGAGAACCATACCACCTTGGTCATCGCCCATCGTCTGTCGACCGTCGTGGACGCAGACCTGATCCTCGTCTTGGAGCAGGGTCGCATCCGCGAGCAGGGCACGCATCGCGCGCTTCTGGAGGCCGGCGGGCACTATGCCGCCATGTGGGATCTGCAGCAGCGCGAGGGGCCGGATGCGCCGGTGCCGATCACAGCGACGGACGCGCGAGCCGCAACGGCTCCGGATCCGGCCCCGGAGGTATCGCCGTGAGCGTGAGTCAAGCGCGGATCTTCGCCGAGCGGGGCGAGGAGATCGAGGCGTCGCGGGTTCGCGAGGTCCTGCGCGCGGCCGGTCTGGCCGTGCCCTTGGTCGTGGTCGGGGCGGCGCTTGTCGCGGCGCTCGCGTTGTTGACCCTGCAGGGTGCGCGGCCGCATCTGGACTGGGCGGCGCCGCTCGCGATGGCGGCACTGGTCGCCGCCTCGCTCGCCGCTATGTTCTTTTGGAGCCGGTTGCGCAGCCAACTGCTGCTGCCTCTGGTGCGCCTGGAGCATTCGCTCTCGCGGGTCTGTCAGGGCGAGCCGGGCGCAAGCGATGCCTTGGACGATGCCGGTGTTCTGGCTCGGGTGGCGCACGACATCCGCAGCCTGAACGAGGAGCTGACCGACCTCTACGAGGAGATGGACAACCGGGTCGCACGCCAGACCATGCGGTTGGCACAGAAGACCGCATCGCTGAAGATCCTCTACGACGTGGCCGCCGGGATCCAGCAGGCGGAGAGTGTCGACGAGCTGTTGCTGCGTTTTCTGCGGGTCTTGAAGGAAATGATCAACGGACGGGCGGCGACGGTGCGTTTGGTCATGCCCGACGGCTCGCGGCGTCTCGTCGGGGCGATCGGTCTGGACGACGATCTGGTGCGCGAGCAGGATATCGGCCCGGTGGATCTGTGTCTGTGCGGGAGTGTGCTGACGCCGGGCGAGATCCTCTGCGGGAACGACGCGCGCTATTGCTCCAAGGTTTACGGGCGGCGGATGTTCGCCAGCAGCGAGATGGAGGTGGTCACCGTGCCGTTGGAGCATCGCGACGAGCTGCTCGGCGTCTATACCGTCTTCGTCGACCGGCCCGGGTTGAAGGCCCGCGAAGACATTCTGGACCTGCTCGCCACCGTCGGGCACCACTTGGGTGTGGCCATCGCCAAGCAGCGCTCGGACATGGAGGCTCGGAGGCTTTCGATCGTCGAGGAGCGCAACTCCTTGGCGCACGAGCTGCACGACTCGCTTGCTCAGACCCTGGCGAGCCTGCGCTTTCAGTGTCGCATGCTGACCGACTCGCTGCGCGGCAGCGCGATCTCGCTCGAGGCGCGCAACGACCTGAGCCGCATCCGCAACGGGCTCGACGAGGCCCATACCGAGCTGCGCGAGCTGCTGGCGAGCTTCCGTGCGCCCTTGGACCGACGCGGTCTGGTGCCGGCGCTCGAGAAGCTCACCCATCGATTCGGCCAGGAGACAGGCGCACACGTGCTCTTTCAGAACGACTGTCGTCCATTCGAGCTCTCGGCAAGCGAAGAGCTGCAGATCTTGCGGATTGTCCAGGAATCGTTGGCCAATATCCGCAAACATTCGAAGGCGCACACCGTGAGGGTGATGCTGGCTCGGGAGTCCAACGGCCAACATGTATTGTTGATCGAGGACGACGGGGTCGGGTTCAGCACCCCGGCGGCGGGATCCAATCCGGGCGAGCATATCGGCCTGACCATCATGGAGGAGCGTGCGCGGCGGATCGGCGCGGAGCTGCGCATCGAGAGCGAGGCCGGGGAGGGCACACGGGTGGAGGTGATCTTCGACGGCAATCGGCGCGGTCCGCGCCAGGGACGGGTGGCGGCCTGATGCGCGTGTTGCTGATCGACGATCATGCCCTGTTCCGTTTCGGGCTTCAGGAGTTGTTGGAGCGCCGAGGCATCCAGGTGGTCGCGGCGGTGGGCGACACCGCGATGGGTCTGAAGCGCGTCGCCGAGACCCTGCCCGACGTGGTCTTGTTGGACATGCGCATGCCGCAGCTCGGTGGGCTCGAGATGCTCCGCCGGTTGCGTGCGGCCCATCCGACCATGCCGATTGCGATGCTCACCACGAGCGCCGAGGAGCGCGACGTGATCGAGTCGCTGCAGAGCGGTGCGCACGGCTATCTGCTCAAGGATATGGAGCCGGATGCCTTGATCGCGGCGCTGAGCGAGATCGTCCAAGGCCGGACGGTAGTGGCGCCCGAGTTGGCGATCGTCCTGGCCAAGGCCGTCCAGGGCGAGGCCGCGGGCACGGCGGCCGAGGGTCGGATCGCCGACCTGACGCCGCGCGAGCACGAGATCCTCTGCCATCTCGCCGAGGGTCAGAGCAACAAGGCGATCGCCCGCCGTCTGAATATTTCGGACGGGACGGTCAAGCTCCACGTGAAGGCGATTCTGCGTAAGCTCGACGTGCACTCGCGCGTGGAGGCGGCCGTCATCGCGGTGGAGCGCGGTCTGTGCGAGCGCAGGTCGAGCCGCGATCTCGGATGAGTCCGACAGGAGTCCGAACGGGATCCGGAGCGCAACGCGATGGTTTAATATGCGGAATAAGCGATGAAGAACTTTCTGGAGCTCATCAAAGACTGTTTGAGCGATGTCAGGGAGATCATGCCCTGGGATCTGGAGGAGCGGCTTGCGGCGAACCCGGATCTGCTGCTGGTCGATGTCCGCGAGCCCGATGAGTTCGCGGCCATGCATATCGACGGGTCGCTGAACGTCCCGCGCGGTATCCTTGAGTCGTCGTGCGAATGGGGCTACGAGGAAACCGTCCCGGAGCTGGTACGTGCGCGCGACCGGGAGGTCGTGGCGGTCTGCCGCTCCGGATACCGCAGCATCATGGCCGCCCATTCGATGAACCTGCTCGGCTACGGAGACGTTTGCTCGTTGCAGACGGGGCTGCGCGGATGGAAGGACTACGAGCAGCCGCTGGTCGACGCGGCAGGGGAGTCGGTCGACCTGGACGATGCGGATCGCTATTTCACACCGCGCCTCAGACCGGATCAGGTGCGGCCGGCAGATCGATGACTTTTTTGGAAAACCTTTTGGATGCTAAATAAAACCAAGCGCTTGTTCACTTCGCTCCTGCCGGTCGACTCGGCTCGAACGGGCGCGTGCAACCGCTGCGGTGCCTGCTGCAAGCTGTCCTATCCCTGCCCCTTTCTGCGCTTCGACGACCAGGGTTTGAGCCGCTGCGCGGTCTACGCGATGCGCCCGCCGAGCTGCCGGAAATATCCGCGGGTGGCCGCCGAGCAGATGACGCCGCAGGAATGCGGCTATTCCTTCGCCGTGGTCGACGTTCAGCCGGACTTCGCTCATGAAACGGGCCACCGAACCTTAAGTCACGAGTCAAAAACAAGTTG contains:
- a CDS encoding S24 family peptidase — its product is MADPTMDSTGCSMHEPYALQVLGDQMEPEFPDRCVVIVEPTDNRKNNSFVFAEVEGVRWFRKYVREDNGTERLVAVNRIYPDIDLDGLDWHVLGVIIQRNIRRKIKHYDYSQEPETSPTVAIKDLTGP
- a CDS encoding ABC transporter ATP-binding protein/permease, whose protein sequence is MNRTAATERIHSDRRDWHNLRGMLPYLWEFRGRAMLALVCLIAAKVANVGVPLVLRDIVDAFEATPHQVLVLPISLLVVYGALKLSSSLFNELRDVVFARVRYRAMRRLSTKVLDHLHRLSLRYHLGRQSGAISRDLERGTRSVSTILNYVAFSVLPVLVEFTLVAVILFKQYSPAFALVVFGTVAVYFTFTFAITEWRMDYRHRMNRLDSEANNQAFDSLINYETVKYFGNERMELDRYDGTLAEWEEMAVKSQTSMSLLNFGQGAIIAIGVTLIMAFAANGVVEGEMSVGDLVLVNALMLQLFIPLGFLGIVYRQIKYALADMDLVFKLLERRPEIQDAPDTKALRLRDGDIRFEHVGFHYQHERAILQDVDFRIAPGQTLAVVGHSGAGKSTLARLLFRFYDVTAGRILIDGQDLREVTQESLRAAIGIVPQDTVLFNDTIYYNLAYGRPEATRAEVERCAEMAHIRTFIESLPDAWETMVGERGLKLSGGEKQRVAIARAILKQPRILVFDEATSSLDSHTEQAIQQTLAEVAENHTTLVIAHRLSTVVDADLILVLEQGRIREQGTHRALLEAGGHYAAMWDLQQREGPDAPVPITATDARAATAPDPAPEVSP
- a CDS encoding histidine kinase, whose product is MAVSVSQARIFAERGEEIEASRVREVLRAAGLAVPLVVVGAALVAALALLTLQGARPHLDWAAPLAMAALVAASLAAMFFWSRLRSQLLLPLVRLEHSLSRVCQGEPGASDALDDAGVLARVAHDIRSLNEELTDLYEEMDNRVARQTMRLAQKTASLKILYDVAAGIQQAESVDELLLRFLRVLKEMINGRAATVRLVMPDGSRRLVGAIGLDDDLVREQDIGPVDLCLCGSVLTPGEILCGNDARYCSKVYGRRMFASSEMEVVTVPLEHRDELLGVYTVFVDRPGLKAREDILDLLATVGHHLGVAIAKQRSDMEARRLSIVEERNSLAHELHDSLAQTLASLRFQCRMLTDSLRGSAISLEARNDLSRIRNGLDEAHTELRELLASFRAPLDRRGLVPALEKLTHRFGQETGAHVLFQNDCRPFELSASEELQILRIVQESLANIRKHSKAHTVRVMLARESNGQHVLLIEDDGVGFSTPAAGSNPGEHIGLTIMEERARRIGAELRIESEAGEGTRVEVIFDGNRRGPRQGRVAA
- a CDS encoding response regulator transcription factor: MRVLLIDDHALFRFGLQELLERRGIQVVAAVGDTAMGLKRVAETLPDVVLLDMRMPQLGGLEMLRRLRAAHPTMPIAMLTTSAEERDVIESLQSGAHGYLLKDMEPDALIAALSEIVQGRTVVAPELAIVLAKAVQGEAAGTAAEGRIADLTPREHEILCHLAEGQSNKAIARRLNISDGTVKLHVKAILRKLDVHSRVEAAVIAVERGLCERRSSRDLG
- a CDS encoding rhodanese-like domain-containing protein, which codes for MKNFLELIKDCLSDVREIMPWDLEERLAANPDLLLVDVREPDEFAAMHIDGSLNVPRGILESSCEWGYEETVPELVRARDREVVAVCRSGYRSIMAAHSMNLLGYGDVCSLQTGLRGWKDYEQPLVDAAGESVDLDDADRYFTPRLRPDQVRPADR